The sequence GCATTCCAGTTGGTACACTTGCTATTGGTAAGGCTGGCGCTGTAAATGCCGCACTTTTATGTGCTGCTATGCTGGCAGTTTATGATGAGGATCTTGCTAACCGTCTTGATGTTTGGCGCGCTAGCCAAACCGCTAGCGTTGCTGAATTTCCGGTAGATGAGGTGTGAGGATGAAAAAACTACAACTCGGCGACACTATTGGTATTATTGGCGGTGGACAACTTGGGCGCATGTTAGCAATGGCGGCAGCACGGCTTGGTTTCAAAACCATTATTCTTGATCCACAAAGCGATTGCCCTGCAGCGCAATGTGCCAATGATGTGATTATTAGCTCCTTTGATGATGAAGTTGCATTAAGTCATCTTGGCGAATTATGCGATATCATTACTTATGAATTTGAAAATGTTCCGGTGGCAGCCATTGATAAATTGGCGCAAAATCATACCATTGCACCGCACCCAGCTGCGCTTGAAATTGCTCAAGATCGGTTTTTGGAAAAAAAATATCTCAATGAATGTGCAATCACTACTGCACCTTGGCGCCCTGTCGATGATCTTTCTTCACTTTTGGCGGCAATTGCTGCTTGCGGGGGAAAGGGCATTTTAAAAACCCGCCGTTTTGGTTATGACGGCAAAGGGCAAGTGCGGATCTCCAGTGAAGATGAAAAAGAAGCCGAGAGCGCTTTGGCAGATATTGGCAATCAACCGGCCATTTTTGAAGGTTTTGTTGATTTTAGCCGCGAGATTTCAGTCGTTGCGGCGCGTTCACAAGATGGCAAGGTTGCATTTTTCGACATTCCTGAAAATCGTCATAGCGATGGCATTTTGCGCCGTTCTACTATTCCGGCAGCCATTTCTGATGACACAGCCAATCAAGCCCGCCAATATGTTGAGACTTTGCTCCATGCACTAAATTATGTTGGCGTTATAGCGGTTGAGTTTTTTGTGTTGGCGGATGGTAGTTTGATTGCCAATGAATTTGCACCGCGTGTTCATAATTCTGGCCACTGGACCGAGGCTGCCTGCGTTATATCGCAGTTTGAGCAACATATCCGCGCCATTGCTGGCTTGCCGTTAGGCGACCCAAAACGTCACAGCGATTGTGTGATGGAAAACCTTATTGGCAATGATGTAGAGCGTCTTCCACAATTATTGAGTGAGGCGGATGTTTTAATTCACCTTTATGGTAAAAGCGAAGTTCGTGAAGGGCGTAAAATGGGGCATTTTACGCGGCTTGTTTCTTGATATTTGAAACGAGCTTGACCAAATTTCCAAAGCCAATGTCTTAAGTCATTAGGCGGCTCTCTTGATTGCTAAATCATTGAAATGATTCTTAACAGCAACCAACGAGGGTTAAAACGGTATGAGCAAATTTGTATTATCGGCAAAAATGCTGTTTATTAAAGCAAATGCCTCGTAAAAACAAAATCTTTACGGGGAAAGGCTTGACAAATAGGCACTTTACAGTTTATCAGACAGCAGATTTTAAGAGTCCCCTATTGGGGCTTTTGTGTTATGCCCGGCGACGGGTTGCAAAAAACGGTGATTGATATGAAGATTAAGAATTCGCTTAAAGCGCTTATGGCCCGTCACCGCGACAACCGTATGGTTCGCCGCAAGGGTCGTATTTACATCATTAATAAAACTGCACCACGCTTTAAAGCCCGTCAGGGTTAATTGTGTGGCTGGTCAATATCATTTAGATATTGGTTAGACCAGCAAGCATTTTAATTATCATGGCCTGCTCTTTGAGTGGGCCATTTTAGTTTTAATGGGACAGAATTAGCCTTATTATCAATTGCTTTTTGGCTTTTAATAAAATGCTTATTGCCACATTATATTTATTGTAAATAGCATGATGAGCATGAATAAAAGGCCTAATAGGCTTATTTTTTTGCCATGCCCTACCTATATATTATTGCATAATTTTATTTTGCATCGGTTGTTTTATGAAACACAGCACTACAGAAATGCCTTTTTGGCAATATAAAACTCTCAACCAAATGACCAAGGCCGAATGGGAATCGCTTTGTGATGGTTGCGGGCGATGTTGCATGCATAAGCTTGAAGATGAAGACAGCGGTGATATTTATAATAGCAGCGTTGGCTGCAAGCTATTAAATGGCGAAACCTGCCTTTGCAATAATTATCCAAGCCGAAAATCCATTGTACCTGATTGTATCCAGCTAACCCAAGAAATTATTGAAACGGTAAAATGGCTGCCTGATAATTGCGCCTATCGCTTGATTAGCGATGGTAAGGATCTTGAATGGTGGCATCATCTTGTTTCGGGTAGCCGTGAAACCATTCACGAAGCTGGCATTTCAGTGCGCGGTAAAGTGCTTGTTCATGAAGATGAATTGCATGATCCTGAAGACTATTTACAATATGTGACGGAAATTATTTATAAAAATCTTTCATAGATTCTATTATTCTAATCTTAGTTTTTGACAATTGGGAATAATCAAGCAGGAATAAGAATGAGCTTTTCACCCTTTCATAAAATAGAAGCTGATCGCTCGAAGGCCATGCTTTTATTAGGCGATCATGCAAGACGTGATCTACCCGATGAATATGGCGCACTTGGTCTGCCAAAATCAGAATTTGACCGTCACATTGCTTATGATATTGGTGTGGAGCCACTTTTAAAAGTTTTGCAGAAAAAACTTGGCGTTCCAGCTTTAATGAGCGGTTTTTCGCGACTCTTGATTGACCCCAATCGCGGTGAGGATGATCCAACCCTTATCATGCAATTATCAGATGGTACGACCATTGCTGGCAATTATCCGTTAAGCGAAGAAGAGCGACAAAAGCGCATTAATCAATTTTATCGCCCTTATCATGACGCTATTGTCTATGAATTATCCACCATTGCCACTGAAAGCCAAACAGCGCCATTTATTGTGTCGCTTCATTCCTTTACCCCCAATTGGCGCGGTCAAAGTCGTCCATGGCATATTGGCTTATTATGGGATAAGGATGGGCGTGCAGCCTTGCCGCTTCTTGATATGCTGCGTCAGGAAGGTGATCTCGTTGTTGGTGATAATGAACCTTATGATGGTGCATTAATTAATGATACGCTTTATAAAAATGGCACAAAAAATGGCTATGCCCATATTTTGATTGAGATTCGTCAAGACCTCATCGTTGATGAAGCAGGCGTTGACGCTTGGGCGGAGCGATTAGCACCAATGCTTATTGATTTAAATAGTCGCAAAGAAATGCACGAAGTCCAGCATTTTGGTACGCGTGCCTATTAAATAAACTAGGTTAGATTTTTCAAAAATGTGCATAAGCCTTAATATGACAGTTTTTAGCGTTTAAAATTTTACAAATGCCAGCATTTTGGCTAATAGGAAACCAAATTTGAGCATTATCAAAGCGGCTACAATCGACCATGCTTTAACAATGCTGCCAATAGTCAGCTTCTGATAAAAGCTTTGATGAGGCAATGAAAATTTGCTGTGTATTTAATCGACATAGCTTTGATTGATTA comes from Bartonella sp. HY038 and encodes:
- the ykgO gene encoding type B 50S ribosomal protein L36; protein product: MKIKNSLKALMARHRDNRMVRRKGRIYIINKTAPRFKARQG
- a CDS encoding YcgN family cysteine cluster protein yields the protein MKHSTTEMPFWQYKTLNQMTKAEWESLCDGCGRCCMHKLEDEDSGDIYNSSVGCKLLNGETCLCNNYPSRKSIVPDCIQLTQEIIETVKWLPDNCAYRLISDGKDLEWWHHLVSGSRETIHEAGISVRGKVLVHEDELHDPEDYLQYVTEIIYKNLS
- a CDS encoding N-formylglutamate amidohydrolase; this encodes MSFSPFHKIEADRSKAMLLLGDHARRDLPDEYGALGLPKSEFDRHIAYDIGVEPLLKVLQKKLGVPALMSGFSRLLIDPNRGEDDPTLIMQLSDGTTIAGNYPLSEEERQKRINQFYRPYHDAIVYELSTIATESQTAPFIVSLHSFTPNWRGQSRPWHIGLLWDKDGRAALPLLDMLRQEGDLVVGDNEPYDGALINDTLYKNGTKNGYAHILIEIRQDLIVDEAGVDAWAERLAPMLIDLNSRKEMHEVQHFGTRAY
- a CDS encoding 5-(carboxyamino)imidazole ribonucleotide synthase, whose amino-acid sequence is MKKLQLGDTIGIIGGGQLGRMLAMAAARLGFKTIILDPQSDCPAAQCANDVIISSFDDEVALSHLGELCDIITYEFENVPVAAIDKLAQNHTIAPHPAALEIAQDRFLEKKYLNECAITTAPWRPVDDLSSLLAAIAACGGKGILKTRRFGYDGKGQVRISSEDEKEAESALADIGNQPAIFEGFVDFSREISVVAARSQDGKVAFFDIPENRHSDGILRRSTIPAAISDDTANQARQYVETLLHALNYVGVIAVEFFVLADGSLIANEFAPRVHNSGHWTEAACVISQFEQHIRAIAGLPLGDPKRHSDCVMENLIGNDVERLPQLLSEADVLIHLYGKSEVREGRKMGHFTRLVS